A genomic region of Caldisericaceae bacterium contains the following coding sequences:
- a CDS encoding TIGR03960 family B12-binding radical SAM protein, with the protein MVKDYKLLKFKKPYYYFGNELNSIHKMSASIKVALVYPDVYEVGMSSLGFKILYHLGNEIEDIQLERAFVPLDDFEKYLRENKIPLFSLESRTPLNRFDFVAFSCQTALDYTNILNVLDLANIPIYAEERLKPIVFLGGTSAYNPEPLSKFIDFFVLGEGERLFVEILNLAKTIKNKDEFLYAISQLKGVYVPKFFEFEKQGNLYVEKNGKVVVKDAIKDFEHSYFPIKPIVPFGKVIMDKAYIEIFRGCTRGCRFCEAGVVYRPVRERSINRIEHDAIEVLKNTGYEEITFLSLSTSDYSNMDKLIALMKKLTEEFHVSISLPSLRIDKFTPDLGKVILEQRVHSLTFAIEAASDRLRNVINKTISKDEILKVVETAVSLGFHTLKFYYIIGLPTETMDDVKEIVTLTKEMLKVGNKNKTFKKPFEIHLSINPFMPQPHTPFQFAAFDSFDSLNEKREYLLKELNLPNVKVDISNFKMSALEVALDRGDRQVGDVIEQAFKLGAKMDAWSEYFNFNIWKEAFSKVGVDETLYLSAFPLDTKLPWDHISTGVSKLFLKREFNKALSGFITEDCRCGNCVGCGINIPLFCEVLEKKV; encoded by the coding sequence ATGGTGAAAGATTATAAACTTTTAAAGTTTAAAAAACCGTATTACTATTTTGGCAATGAGTTGAATAGTATTCATAAAATGAGTGCCTCGATAAAAGTTGCTCTTGTTTACCCCGATGTGTATGAAGTGGGTATGTCTTCTTTAGGTTTTAAAATACTATACCATCTTGGAAATGAAATTGAGGATATTCAACTTGAAAGAGCTTTTGTTCCTCTTGATGATTTTGAAAAATACTTAAGAGAAAATAAAATTCCTCTTTTTTCTCTTGAGTCTAGAACACCATTAAATCGTTTTGATTTTGTAGCGTTTTCATGCCAAACTGCCCTCGATTACACAAATATTTTGAATGTACTTGACCTTGCAAATATCCCAATTTATGCGGAAGAACGCTTAAAACCCATAGTGTTTCTTGGAGGCACCTCAGCTTATAATCCAGAGCCTCTTTCAAAGTTTATTGATTTTTTTGTGCTTGGTGAAGGAGAACGCTTATTTGTAGAAATTCTTAATCTTGCAAAAACAATTAAAAACAAAGATGAGTTTTTATATGCCATTTCTCAATTGAAGGGCGTATATGTCCCTAAATTTTTTGAATTTGAAAAGCAAGGAAACTTATATGTAGAAAAGAATGGAAAAGTGGTTGTTAAAGATGCAATAAAAGATTTTGAGCATTCTTACTTTCCCATTAAGCCCATTGTTCCTTTTGGAAAAGTGATTATGGATAAGGCTTATATAGAGATTTTTCGTGGATGCACTCGAGGCTGCAGGTTTTGTGAAGCAGGAGTTGTTTATAGACCAGTAAGAGAAAGAAGTATAAATCGTATTGAACATGATGCAATAGAAGTTTTGAAAAACACAGGTTACGAAGAGATTACTTTTCTTTCATTGAGCACAAGCGATTACTCAAATATGGATAAGTTAATTGCCCTTATGAAGAAGTTAACCGAAGAGTTTCATGTTTCGATTTCGCTTCCTTCTTTGAGGATAGATAAATTTACTCCTGACCTTGGAAAGGTAATTTTAGAGCAAAGGGTTCATAGTTTAACCTTTGCCATAGAAGCAGCATCAGATAGGTTGAGAAATGTTATTAATAAGACGATTTCCAAAGATGAAATTCTTAAAGTTGTTGAAACTGCTGTTTCGTTAGGTTTTCATACCCTCAAATTTTACTACATTATCGGCTTACCAACCGAGACAATGGATGATGTAAAAGAAATTGTAACATTAACAAAAGAGATGCTAAAAGTCGGTAATAAAAATAAAACCTTCAAAAAACCCTTTGAAATCCACTTAAGTATTAATCCTTTTATGCCACAACCACATACACCGTTTCAGTTCGCAGCCTTTGATAGTTTTGACTCTCTTAACGAAAAAAGAGAATACCTCTTAAAAGAACTTAATTTACCTAATGTAAAGGTTGATATATCTAACTTTAAAATGAGTGCGTTAGAAGTTGCGCTTGATAGAGGAGATAGGCAAGTTGGCGATGTTATTGAGCAAGCCTTTAAATTAGGAGCAAAAATGGATGCTTGGAGTGAATACTTTAACTTTAACATCTGGAAAGAAGCTTTTTCTAAAGTTGGTGTTGATGAAACTCTGTATCTTTCAGCATTTCCTTTGGATACTAAACTTCCGTGGGATCATATCTCAACAGGCGTTTCAAAATTGTTTTTAAAACGCGAATTCAATAAGGCCCTAAGTGGTTTTATAACCGAAGATTGTAGATGTGGGAATTGCGTTGGCTGTGGAATAAATATTCCTCTATTTTGCGAAGTGCTCGAAAAGAAAGTTTAA
- a CDS encoding rod shape-determining protein RodA — MRKVPLSVLIAIFVLTFYSLSALYVINAEKFFLRQIVYTTIGIIFLFIVSSINFRVLKYYTVLLYVVTFILLISVFLIGVITNGARRWINLFGLFSIQPSEFAKITLILMLIWIFEGKYTNFKKFVFGLISIIPFALVVFFQPDMGTSLVYAFIFFIFIAFFLPLKYSLSIIAGAVAMIPFLPKILKPYQIERILTFFNPYRDPLGSGYNVLQSMIAFGSGRLSGNGFQKSLMTRLGFVPVQYADFIFSAIGEIWGFIGVIIILFSFLYLFYFIVRSIALTGNKLGKGIALGVFAMFLFQVSVNMGMNIGIMPVTGIPLPFLSFGGSSTITNFIALGLVVSVYNFKDELSYGERL, encoded by the coding sequence GTGAGAAAAGTTCCATTAAGTGTTTTAATTGCAATTTTTGTTTTAACATTTTATTCTCTTAGTGCGCTATATGTAATTAATGCAGAGAAATTTTTTTTGAGGCAAATTGTTTACACGACAATTGGCATCATTTTTCTTTTTATTGTATCCTCAATTAATTTCAGGGTTCTAAAGTATTATACAGTTTTGCTCTATGTTGTTACTTTTATTTTACTTATTTCCGTTTTCTTAATTGGAGTTATTACTAATGGTGCAAGAAGATGGATAAACCTTTTTGGTTTGTTTTCAATTCAGCCTTCAGAGTTTGCAAAAATTACTTTAATACTTATGTTAATTTGGATTTTTGAAGGAAAGTATACTAATTTTAAAAAGTTCGTGTTTGGATTAATTTCTATTATACCTTTTGCTTTAGTTGTCTTTTTTCAGCCTGATATGGGGACTTCACTTGTTTACGCCTTCATATTCTTTATATTTATCGCATTTTTCTTACCATTAAAATATTCATTATCTATAATTGCAGGTGCGGTTGCTATGATTCCATTTTTACCAAAAATTTTAAAACCATACCAGATTGAGCGAATTCTTACATTTTTTAATCCTTATAGAGACCCCCTTGGAAGCGGTTATAATGTTCTTCAATCTATGATAGCTTTTGGATCAGGAAGATTATCTGGTAACGGGTTTCAAAAAAGTTTAATGACTCGATTGGGTTTTGTGCCTGTGCAATATGCAGATTTTATTTTTTCAGCAATTGGTGAAATTTGGGGATTTATTGGCGTGATAATTATTTTATTTTCATTTTTGTATTTGTTTTATTTTATCGTTCGGTCGATTGCTTTAACGGGCAATAAATTAGGTAAAGGGATAGCGTTAGGTGTTTTTGCAATGTTTTTATTCCAAGTTTCTGTTAATATGGGAATGAATATTGGTATAATGCCAGTTACAGGAATCCCTTTACCATTTTTGAGTTTTGGGGGAAGTTCCACAATTACCAATTTCATTGCTTTAGGCCTTGTCGTAAGCGTTTATAATTTTAAAGATGAGTTGTCATATGGTGAAAGATTATAA
- the minE gene encoding cell division topological specificity factor MinE codes for MGIFDFNNGTKKDASSVAEERLKLILIQDRLSLSSREFENLKQELINTLSKYFDIEKEAISIKVEKCKAKQVFEAIVPVRSVKKEK; via the coding sequence ATGGGTATTTTTGATTTTAATAATGGAACAAAGAAAGATGCAAGTAGTGTTGCAGAAGAAAGATTAAAACTTATCCTTATACAGGATAGGCTTTCTCTATCTTCTAGGGAATTCGAAAATTTGAAACAAGAATTAATTAACACTTTATCAAAATATTTTGATATAGAAAAGGAAGCAATTAGCATAAAAGTAGAAAAGTGCAAAGCAAAACAAGTTTTTGAGGCAATTGTGCCAGTTCGTTCGGTAAAGAAAGAAAAGTGA